From Hirundo rustica isolate bHirRus1 chromosome 19, bHirRus1.pri.v3, whole genome shotgun sequence, a single genomic window includes:
- the LOC120761395 gene encoding C-C motif chemokine 5-like, with the protein MNISTLCLSIVLVAALFSQALSAPLGSDTTSCCFSYTSRKLPQSHVQEYFYTSSKCSQPAVVFVTRKKREVCANPDARWVKEYVNSLELQ; encoded by the exons ATGAACATCTCCACACTCTGCCTCTCCATCGTTCTGgttgctgctctgttttctcaggCCCTTTCTGCTCCAT TGGGGTCTGACACGACTTCATGCTGCTTCAGCTACACCTCACGAAAGCTGCCTCAGAGTCATGTGCAGGAGTATTTCTATACCAGCAGCAAGTGCTCCCAGCCAGCAGTTGT GTTTGTGACCAGGAAGAAGCGGGAGGTCTGTGCCAACCCTGATGCCAGGTGGGTGAAGGAATACGTgaacagcctggagctgcagtga
- the LOC120761456 gene encoding C-C motif chemokine 4 homolog, translating into MKVSAAGLSLLLISASFSQTFSGPAGLDIPICCFTYRQQKLPWKLIQRHYITSSSCPQPAIVFVTKEGRQVCANPKTTWVRSYLQILEQN; encoded by the exons ATGAAGGTCTCTGCAGCTGGATTGTCTCTTCTCCTTATTTCAGCCTCCTTCTCCCAAACTTTCTCTGGTCCAG CTGGACTCGACATTCCAATCTGCTGTTTCACATATAGACAGCAGAAACTCCCATGGAAGCTCATCCAGCGTCATTACATCACCAGCAGCAGTTGTCCCCAGCCAGCCATCGT GTTTGTCACAAAGGAAGGCCGCCAGGTCTGTGCCAATCCCAAAACCACCTGGGTCCGAAGCTACCTGCAAATCTTGGAGCAGAACTGA